The Tamandua tetradactyla isolate mTamTet1 chromosome 5, mTamTet1.pri, whole genome shotgun sequence genome window below encodes:
- the NDUFAF4 gene encoding NADH dehydrogenase [ubiquinone] 1 alpha subcomplex assembly factor 4: MGAAVIRAIRNFNLESRAEREISKRKPSPAPMHPSTQSLLRQEMNRHPEFIGEISRKDDKLLSLLKDVYVDSKDPVSSEQVKDAARRQEPKEYRLPKGHHFDMMNIKNIPKGKISVVEALTVLNNNKRYPETWTAEKIAQEYHLELKDVNALLRYFVAFDVKVFTPEDKKAIQSK; the protein is encoded by the exons ATGGGGGCAGCGGTGATTCGCGCGATCAGGAACTTCAACCTAGAGAGCCGTGCAGAACGGGAAATCAGCAAGAGGAAGCCCTCTCCCGCTCCCATGCACCCCTCCACCCAGAGCCTCCTGCGACAGGAGATGAACC gcCACCCAGAATTTATAggagaaatttctagaaaagaTGACAAACTGCTGTCATTGCTAAAGGATGTTTATGTTGATTCCAAAGATCCTGTGTCTTCTGAGCAG GTAAAAGATGCTGCAAGACGTCAAGAGCCAAAGGAGTACAGATTGCCTAAAGGCCATCACTTTGATATGATGAATATTAAGAACATTCCTAAAGGCAAAATTTCTGTTGTAGAAGCATTGACAGTTCTCAATAATAATAAACGTTATCCTGAAACATGGACTGCTGAGAAAATAGCCCAAGAATACCATTTAGAACTGAAAGATGTAAATGCCTTACTCAGATATTTTGTTGCTTTTGATGTCAAAGTCTTCACTCCTgaagacaaaaaagcaatacaatcAAAATGA